The Paenibacillus sp. BIC5C1 DNA segment AACGATCCAGCAACAGATTTTGCTTCATGAACTTGACTGAACTTTTCAGTTGTTCATCAATACGGTACACCAAGCCATCCTGCTTGAAGTAACGATTGGCCGTTTCCTTCGGAACATCTTTGAGCGAGCGTTCCATATAACGCCCTTCCTTGGCTTTGGCGAGAGCGCCTTCATCCAAGTCACTTGCCGTAATGGAGCTTCCTTTCAGAATGCCCATCGTGTCCAGAATCATCGCCAGAGTGTAAGGTTCTTCGCCTGTGGAACAAGCGGCACTCCACACTTTAACGCCACGCTTCGAACCCAATAACTCAGGCAGGATTTCATCCCGCAGTACTTCCCAGCGATTAGGGTTACGCCAAAATTCCGAGACGTTAATGGTCATTCGGTCCAGAAACTCGTAAAACAGGGACTTGTCCTTTTGCATGGCATCAAAAAAGATAGAAAACGTATGAAATCCGTTTTTGTTACGAAGTGTGGTCAGCCGTCTTTTCATCTGGCCTTCCTTGTATTGAGCAAGATCAATGCCTGTGCTCTCTTTGATTTTCCGAATAAATCCGGCGTAATCCGGGTCTAGTAGTTGTTCCTGCTCCAGCATCGTATCACCCTTCTGGCTAAAAAATTACAACCAGGCTGCGATGCTCTTGTCGTACGTTACCAGCTCATCCGGAGTAAAGAAGTTTGCTGCTTCACGAGTGGCGCTTTCCGGTGAATCCGCCCCATGAATCAGATTATGCGGTGTGTGGCTGGCGAAATCTCCGCGAATTGTACCCGGAGCCGCTTCCTTCACATTGGTTTTCCCGATTAC contains these protein-coding regions:
- a CDS encoding CheR family methyltransferase; translated protein: MLEQEQLLDPDYAGFIRKIKESTGIDLAQYKEGQMKRRLTTLRNKNGFHTFSIFFDAMQKDKSLFYEFLDRMTINVSEFWRNPNRWEVLRDEILPELLGSKRGVKVWSAACSTGEEPYTLAMILDTMGILKGSSITASDLDEGALAKAKEGRYMERSLKDVPKETANRYFKQDGLVYRIDEQLKSSVKFMKQNLLLDRFDEGYDLIVCRNVMIYFTEEAKNLLYHKFATSLRPGGILFVGSTEQIFSPGQYGLETAETFFYRKK